In the Paenibacillus sp. FSL R7-0337 genome, GGTCACTCTTCGCCGGATACGTCATCTGGTACAGCTCGTCCTGAAATCCGCCGAAGTCATAAATGGTATCATATGTTGCCGCCGCGCCCACTGACTGCACGGGTTCCTCCCAATGCGCCGAAAAGACAACGATGGCTTTCGGTTTGGGCATATGGTCTTTGAACTCTTTTAACAGCTTGGTGTAGGCATTATCTTCAAGAACAATAGATGGAGCTCCGTGTGCAAAAAAATAGGAAGGCATCATAGTCAATCACTCCTTAATAATGGGTTAATCCGGCATCCTGCTTGAGCCATCGCAAGAAATCACGCTGGTTCTCTTCAGTTACGCCGTGGTCGGCCGGATAGATTCTGAAGGTCAACCGTTCGGTTTGCCCTTCCAGATAGGCAGCAGTCTCATGTCCAATGCGCACCGGGAACACCGAATCGTATTCACCATGCGAAGCGAAGACAGACACGTTCTTAAGGCTACGGAGGCTATACTCCATTTTCACAAATTCCGGAATATATCCATTCAGCGCGATAATCCCCTTCAATTGCTCCCCCATCGTAAGCGCAAGCGTCATGGACAGAATGGCCCCTTGGCTGAAGCCGAGCAAATAACGTCTGTCCGGATCGACTGGATACTGTTGCGTTGCATAGTAAATGAAATCCTCAAGATCGCCGACGGCTTGGTCAAACATCTCGCGGATGGGGTTGCCCAGGCTTTTCAAATCATAATATTGATGCCCCGTACCCAGCGGCAGATTCCCGCGAACCCCGATAATAATGAACTCCTCAGCCAGCGGCGCCACCAGACCGAACATATTGCGCTCATTAGAGCCTTTGCCGTGAAAAGTAAAGATCACCGGGTATTTCCTGCCCTGCTCCAGCTTATCCGGTAAGTGAACATCATATGAATACTTAGGATTCATCTTGTCTTCCTCCATATTGAAGATTCTCACTTAAATATTAGTTATAATAATATAATTTCTATATGAGTAATTTATCGCAAGACACATTGACTTGTCAACAATTAAATTGTTAATATGAAAATAAGTTTAGTATTACAAATATTATGAAGGTGTGATCCCATGGATATCGGCGCTACAATACGGGCAATCCGCAAGCGAAAAAATATCACCATCGCGCAAATATGCGACACCACCGGCCTCTCCCAAGGCTTTATGAGCCAGGTCGAAACCAATAAGACATCACCGTCCATCGCTACACTGGAGAATATCGCCCAGGCTCTGAAGGTCCCTCTTGCTTATTTGCTGCTAAAAAAAGAAGAACGCATGCAGATTGTCCGCAAGGATGAACGGAGAATCACCACCAGCGGCGCAGCTGAGCTAAAAGTCGAACACCTCAGCTCCACCCAGAACGTACGCATGTCGATCGTCGAGTTCCCTCCCGGTGCCATGATTGGGGATGCCCCCCATGCGCATGAAGGACAGGAGATCCATGTCGTCATCAAAGGGACCATCTATGCGCAGCAAGGGGAAGACGGAGCTGAATTTACCGAGGGTGATTCCTTTAGCTGGAATGCCTGCACCCCCCATTCTGTCAAAAATACAGGGGAAGACACCGCGATTGTGCTAATCTCCATCTACACTGAAAACGAAAACGGACAGGATGTCCTCTGAACAATCAAAAGCCCGCACTCTGGCCTGATGGGCGGAGTGCGGGCTTTTATTCACATATTCGCTATCTCATTATATTCAACATGCTTCTGTATCTCCGTCACGATCATCTGCTGATTGATCTCTTGAATCTTATAGGCCTTGGCCTGTTCTCTGGAGGAGATCACTTTATACCCATCATCTTTATAAATAATGGCGCAGTCATTCTCAATAGCTATGCCGGTTGTATCCATTCCCTTAACCATTTCCAAGAAATCTGCCTCGCGGTTGTCTTCATTATAATGAGGACAGTGAATCCCTGGTAAGATCCCCATCGCCTTCAATTTGATATAAATCCTCTCTCCTGAAGTATCAAACGCCTCTGTATCACTATGACCGTATTCGTACCAACAGATCGAACCCGCACTCATCCCTGACAACACAACCCCCGAGTCGTACGCTTGCTTCAGTAAAATATCCACACCATGCTCGCGCCAGATGTCCAGCATCTTCCGCGTATTACCGCCGCCCACATAGATTACATCGGCGGATAAAATCATGTCCTCTATTTCTTCTGGTGCATATGTATTTTTCGTCAGCAGCAAATGCTTGATCTCACACCCTAACCGGTCACCGTACACGAATTGAAAAGAATCACAATACCCCTCCGCATCCATACTAGCAGTAGGAATGAACAACGCTTTGGGCTTCCTTTTGTTCGTTAGATCTACAATCGTTTGATCGATGGCCAAAGTCTCCAATTCGCTAATCTCGCCTCCGCCAATCGCCACAATAATCCCCATCTTCATCACTCCTATTTATAATATTGAAGCAGAGCAAGAATACAAAAAAGCCCCGGATGCATGACGTCTTATTCAGACACACCGGGACTGACTCTGTTGTGACAAGCTATATAGGTTGGTTAAGCACATTAATAAGTTTGTTATTAAATTGATCGGTAGTTTCAGAAAATTTTTATATTAAAAATATCTTTCTATATTCTTTTATAATAGAAATGCGAAGATTTAAAATTCATTTTCCACTTTATCATCCGCCCTTAATTTACCATTATTCGTGTATCTCACAACAATTTGATTTAGGCATTCAAGATTATCCAGGAGATTAGACTTTCGTTTCAGAAAAAAAGTATAGAGCCATAACGCGATGTGCTTAGGCTTTCAGAGTCCATAATGTGCTACTAATTGTAATTCAACAATCACAGCTGGATAATTTTTATGTACTTCTAAATTGTTGTAGGTTACAAATTCGTTTATAAAGAACTCCATTAAGCACGCTTATTATTTCCAATAATTCACTTCCATCCGCGATGTAGTAAATTGATTAATGGATTTAACTACAATTTAGAAACCAGTTAAGAAACTATGGAACCAGTTAAAAATTATTGTCGGCCTGACAAGCCCTTAATTTTCCCTTTAACCCTAGAAATAAATGAAGGATTAACTTTATGAGTTTCTGATTGTTCATTTTGTATTATTTTTCGCCCAATTTTCTCTTCGAGAGAAGATTTATTCTTTTCTTCTACTATTTTCTTGTCTTGCGAATTCGCCTGTTCAATCGGTTTATGACGTGAAAGATCCCTAGTATGTAATATCGCTTGCTTCAATTGCTCCTGACTCGAACGGATACTCATCGGAATATTAGGTCTATCGTCTAATAATGTTTTATTAGTGTATTCCTCACTCTCTTTATTACAAAGTGCTATATATTCATGCACTAACGGATGGTCTATTAACGCTTGATATTTCTCTCCTATTCTGTATTTTCCAAACTTAGTTACATCGTCTGCTACAAAAACAATGCCTTTAGTAATAGATATTTGTGGCGTAACATCTACTTTTTCCCCGTTATCTTTAATCCAGATGGCATGATGGACAGCTTCAATCATGAATTTAGGTGAAGGATCGGGCACAACTTGAATGCGCCAGCCTAACTGCCTCTTACCACCAAATTGTTGTACCATTTGTTGTACATTATCGTAGCATTCGTTTTTTTTAGTCCATTTTTCAGGGATCACTTTTATGTACTCTGGTTGTTCTTTTGGTGAAATGGATTTACAAAAGTTGATTACGGTATCGTCAATTTGTCTTGGTACATTAATTCGGCTCATTAATTCTTAAGCCCCCTTGTCAAAACATAATTATTCTATAACTTTATTTTTTACATCTTCATCTATTTTTTCATGAGTGAGTAGGTTTGTCTAGCAGCTGCACAACAAAAAAGGCCGCCATTTCGGGTAATGGTAAGTACAACCAAACCAAACCGAAATGAGGCGACCTCATAATAGTTATACCCCATTCTTGACCGTATTCAAACAAGTATTAACTTCGGAAGAAGTCCAAAGGATGACCGAGTAAACCAAGGACTACGAGATACGGGAACCAAAATGACCGTCGTTGTGTTGTTCGACTACTTTGTACAAGCCTGTTACCACAAATGGTAATGCCTTCGTCAAAGTACTCGCGTGGCTCGAACTACGATTTACCCAAGCGTTCATTACTCCACCCTTTAATTCCCCCTGTAAGAAAATAATAATTCCCGTCTCAAATTTTGCCCCTCTCCAACATACCCCAATCCCTTGCGCCGCAAGGCTTCACAGCCAATTCTGAGATAAAAATTCCTGTCCCAAAAACGCAGGGAAAAAGACTGAGGAACTGGAAAGAAACTGGTTCAATTGTGAACGAAAACGAATAAAAATTAGTGTCCCTGAAGAGGCAGAGAAATGTCCAAGAAATGCAGGGATCGGCATCTAAACCGCTTGGGTAAGAGCCTGGAAAATGCCTGAGTAAAAGCTTGAGTAAAGACCTCCCACAACCTCTGAACCCTTGAGCTGCTTGGGTTTCTGATGGAGTAATTATTCGAGGAAAGACTGAGAAATCCCTGCATGGTTCCGCCGCGAAGGATAAAAAAGACTGGAGAAATGCTTGGGGTATGAGTCTTTGGAGTTCTTGTGGACACTAATTTTTATTCCTGGACAGTTTTATTGAAAATGGACAGGAATTTTTTATTGTTTCCCCCCCCGCTGCCGCATCCCCTCAAACAACAATATCGTCGCCGCCATCGCGGCGTTCAGCGATTCGGCGCGGCCGGCCATCGGGATGAGGATGCTTTTGTCGACCATTGCAGCCGTCTCGGGCGAGATGCCTTGGCCTTCGCTGCCGATCAGCAGCCACTGGCTGCCGTGAAAATCATGGGTGTAGCAGGAATCCTCCGCTGTCAGCGAGGTGCTGACCAGTAGCGCCCCGCCCTCCCGAGCCTGAGGGAGAATGGCACTTAGCTCTCCCTCCACTACCGGGAGGTGGAACATCGACCCCATCGTAGACCGGATGGTCTTCGGGTTGAAGAGGTCGGCGCAGCCCCGGCCGAGGATCACGCCGTCCGCGCCCGCCGCATCCGCGCTGCGGATGATAGTGCCTACATTGCCGGGGTCCTGGACCCCGTCAAGCACCACAACCAGGCTGTCCGGCTTCGCCAGAATGGCCTCTAGGCCCTGTTGCTCCTTCCGAACAATGGCGAATACCGGCTGCGGGGTGCCCGTGCTGCTGCACTTGGCAATTACCGCTGCCGACACACCGATGACCTCCATACCCTGGACAGCCTGAAGCAGCGGCTTCAGCTCAGACGGCATGCCTTTATCGAGATCAAAAGCCAGGCATTCCACATCCGCTTCGGCCTGCAGCGCCTCCTGTACCAGATGAATGCCTTCCACGATATA is a window encoding:
- a CDS encoding alpha/beta hydrolase-fold protein, with the translated sequence MNPKYSYDVHLPDKLEQGRKYPVIFTFHGKGSNERNMFGLVAPLAEEFIIIGVRGNLPLGTGHQYYDLKSLGNPIREMFDQAVGDLEDFIYYATQQYPVDPDRRYLLGFSQGAILSMTLALTMGEQLKGIIALNGYIPEFVKMEYSLRSLKNVSVFASHGEYDSVFPVRIGHETAAYLEGQTERLTFRIYPADHGVTEENQRDFLRWLKQDAGLTHY
- a CDS encoding helix-turn-helix domain-containing protein, which translates into the protein MDIGATIRAIRKRKNITIAQICDTTGLSQGFMSQVETNKTSPSIATLENIAQALKVPLAYLLLKKEERMQIVRKDERRITTSGAAELKVEHLSSTQNVRMSIVEFPPGAMIGDAPHAHEGQEIHVVIKGTIYAQQGEDGAEFTEGDSFSWNACTPHSVKNTGEDTAIVLISIYTENENGQDVL
- a CDS encoding peptidase E — encoded protein: MGIIVAIGGGEISELETLAIDQTIVDLTNKRKPKALFIPTASMDAEGYCDSFQFVYGDRLGCEIKHLLLTKNTYAPEEIEDMILSADVIYVGGGNTRKMLDIWREHGVDILLKQAYDSGVVLSGMSAGSICWYEYGHSDTEAFDTSGERIYIKLKAMGILPGIHCPHYNEDNREADFLEMVKGMDTTGIAIENDCAIIYKDDGYKVISSREQAKAYKIQEINQQMIVTEIQKHVEYNEIANM
- a CDS encoding RNA methyltransferase; amino-acid sequence: MEIMSPQNTRVKEWAGLQEKKHRDRSGKYIVEGIHLVQEALQAEADVECLAFDLDKGMPSELKPLLQAVQGMEVIGVSAAVIAKCSSTGTPQPVFAIVRKEQQGLEAILAKPDSLVVVLDGVQDPGNVGTIIRSADAAGADGVILGRGCADLFNPKTIRSTMGSMFHLPVVEGELSAILPQAREGGALLVSTSLTAEDSCYTHDFHGSQWLLIGSEGQGISPETAAMVDKSILIPMAGRAESLNAAMAATILLFEGMRQRGGKQ